The sequence TGGCTCGGTGCACTGGTCGGCCGCGCGCTGCGGAGCGGTGCGAAGGCGGTGAAGCTGGGCGTCCTCGATCGGGTGCTCGGCGCGATCGGCAACACCATCGTCGCGGCCTTCGTGATCGCGCTCGTCGGGTCGGGCGTCACGGCGCTCGGCGTGCCGGTGCTGTCGCCCGCGGTGGCCGGATCCACCATCGTGCGCGGCATCGACCAGGCCACGCCGGCGCCGGCCCGCACGCTCATGGCGGAGCTGCGCACCGCGGCGATCGGCGGCGCCATCCCCTGGCTCGGCGAGGTCCTGGGCGGTCCGACCGAGCCACCGCAGCTCCCCTCGGGCTCGCTCGACGATCCCGAGCTCGCTCGCGCGAGCGCCTCGGTGGTGCGCATCACCGGCAACGCCTTCGAGTGCGGCAGCAGCATGTCGGGCTCGGGGTTCGTCGTCGCGCCGAACCGCATCGTGACGAACGCGCACGTGGTCGCGGGCGTCACCGAGCCGATCGTCGAGGCGCCCGGCCGGGCCCCGGTGCAGGGCCGGGTCGTGGCGTTCCAGCCCGAGCACGACCTGGCGCTGGTCGCGGTCGACGGGCTCGACGTGGCGCCGCTCGCGATCGCCGCGCGTCCGGCCGACGGCACCGAGGTCGCCGTCGCCGGGTACCCGTTCGGCGGCCCCTACCAGCTGCGTGCC is a genomic window of Agromyces protaetiae containing:
- a CDS encoding MarP family serine protease produces the protein MTWSLLLDIVLVLVLIGALVNGFRAGLLRTAAGLAGLVAGGIAAYFVMPWVTSVVPAPEWRAPAAIAAAIVLLIGGSWLGALVGRALRSGAKAVKLGVLDRVLGAIGNTIVAAFVIALVGSGVTALGVPVLSPAVAGSTIVRGIDQATPAPARTLMAELRTAAIGGAIPWLGEVLGGPTEPPQLPSGSLDDPELARASASVVRITGNAFECGSSMSGSGFVVAPNRIVTNAHVVAGVTEPIVEAPGRAPVQGRVVAFQPEHDLALVAVDGLDVAPLAIAARPADGTEVAVAGYPFGGPYQLRAAQILTTGPLTIVENGTQSTREVATLAAKVDHGNSGGPVLTLDGEIGGVVFAKSETVQNVGYAIPITTLEPLAATAGTLSTPVDSGSCVR